GGCAGTGGATTTCCTCGCCGTAGCTGACCTGTATCCCGCTCGGGGCGAAAGCCTCGCGGAAAAGGCCGGAGCCGATCTCCATCTGGGCGACAATCTTGAACTCATCGCTCACCCGGATGTGGGTGCGAATTACTAATTTTGCGAAGTGTAGGAACTGAGCGAGGGGAAAATTCCCTGTATTTTCCCTGTTAAACAGGGAAATTGGGTGAGACGGGTTTGCGGAAGACTCCGACCTCCACCAAAGAAAATCAATCATTTGCCATGATTGCCTTACATTTTAAGATTTTCGTGTAAGGTCAATGTAAGGTGAGTGGTGAAGAAAAGAGGCCACCAGAAATGGTAGCCTCTTTTCTTTTTACCCGCACTGAACAGATGGGTGTAGCCCCCCCCAGAGCATAGCCGTACTGATCTGGCCTGTCCCTGGCGAATTACTAGTTCGCCACCTACAGGCGAGGAGTCCCATCTTCACAAATTCCAATGGAGAGGTGTAGCGGATGTGCTGTAAGCGAATTGCCATCACAGGGGTCGGACTTGTCACTCCCCTGGGGATCGGGGTAGAGAAAAATTGGGACGCGCTTTTATGCGGGGCCTCCGGCGTCGATGAGGTCACCCAATTCGACACATCCAGACTTCCCTCTCGAATCGCCGGGGAAGTGAAAGGTTTCAATCCTGAAGAATATCCGGACCATGAAGATCTGAATGAAATGAGCCGCTCCATCCAGTTTGCTCTCGTGGCCGCCTCCCAAGCGTTTACGGATGCTGGGCTCTCCTCTCCCAAAGGCGATGCAGCGGAAAGATTCGGCGTAAACGTGGGGGTGGGATTGGGGCTTCAATCTTCAACCGAGGCCTTGGGCAGGGGAGGAGAAACTGTCTTGAGTCCGAATTTTATGTCGAATTTTCTTGGGAACATGGCTTCCTCCCGGGTGGGATTGCATTGGAACCTCAGGGGTCCGATGAGGTGTACGAATACGGCTTGCGCATCCGGGACCCACGCTATCGGCATGGCGCTACAGGATATTCAAAGAGGAACGGCGGATGTCATGATCGCTGGAGGATCTGAGGCGTGCATTTTCGAATTGGTAATGGGCGGATTTAGCGCCATGCGGGTCCTTTCCAAGCACAACGAGGAGCCAAAGAGAGCCAGTCGTCCCTTTGATTCCGGTCGTGACGGATTCGTCATCGGCGAGGGGGCTGGAATGCTTATCCTTGAGGATCTCGAAAAAGCCAAAGCACGGGGAGCGAATATCTATGCCGAAATTAAAGGATTCGGCCTGAGTTCAAACTCCTACCACTTCATTCACCCTGATCCCGACGGGGAAGGTCCTGTACGTTGCATGGAAATGGCGCTTCACGATGCCAATGTCCTTTCTGAAGATGTGGGCTACATCAACGCCCACGGGACAGCGACAGTGCAGAACGACAAGATAGAAACGCTCGCCATTAAACGCGTTTTTGGGGAACATGCATACGGTCTAGCCGTCAGCTCCACGAAATCCATGACGGGCCATCTTCTCGGAGCGTCCGGGGCGGTGGAAACCATCTATTCCGCACTTGCCCTGCGGCACCAAATTCTCCCGCCTACAATTAACTACCGAAATTCCGAGCCGGAGTGCGATCTTGACTACATCCCGAATATAGCGAGGAAGGCGAATGTGAGATACGCATTAAAAAACTCCTTTGGTTTTGGTGGACAAAACGCAAGCCTTCTGCTCGCTCGCTATGATGGAAATGCTGAATAGTTAAGAAATTTCGGTCGGATTACCTCACCACAAATTCACTGGGTCAGGAAACGGAAGGAAAATGTTTAAGTACTCAATTCCCGCTTGGTTAGAAATACGCCATGCACAGGAGAATCGTATTTGGTTTTTTTGATTGATGGCTTGTTTGTTCATCTGGGGTGTATCCGAATTTAAAGAACATCAATTTCAGGATTGATTGGGATTATGTTTAGGTCATGGACTATGCGTAGCTTCTGATATAATACTGAATTTATCCCGAATGAAATTTTTGCAGAGGAAAGCTTGTCCTGACCAAATTCACCACCGAGTTTAAAATTTCGGGTTGAATGAAATCAATTTTTCAGCTGCTGATATTTATAAATTGTTAGGCTCCTCGATTGTGCTGATCGTACGTGTTTCCCGCTTTGTATATCCAGACGATTTAACATAATATAAGATATGGCATAGGAAGATAAATATACTTCAAAGTGCCACTCGTAGTCCCGTAGTATATGTGGAGTTTCATATGAGTTTCATGAAAAACGTGCAAGAGACATGGAAAGCGTGGGTGCCGTTCATGAAGGGCGCTGCTGTTGGCGTGATCGCGGGACCCATCATCGCCCTCTGGGCTGGATGGGGTGTCACGACATTCGCCATGCAGGGGCAAATGCGCGCAGCCATGGTGAATTCGGAGGCGTCAATCTGCGCGGCCCGCGCACTGGGCGAGAACAAGGACGCGGCTAAGCTGGAATGGGACGCACGCAGCAAACTCGCTGAGAAGTGGGCAGTCATGCCGGGTAAAAAGATTGGCAAGGTGGATTCAGACGTTTCATATGCCTGCGCCGAGAAACTCGCGGCTTCCTAGCCCCGCCATCGGGACGATCAACTGCTGATTGAGAAAAGGTTTACGCTAAGGGGCGGGCTTGGGCCCGCCCCTTCTTGCTTATCCGAGCGGGAGTGAAGGAGTTGGGCGCTGTCTCCGATATTTTTTAAAATTCCACAAATCATAAATGCCTTGGCGAATTCTTTGGATTGAAGATTCTCAATGAATTTGACTTGGGAAAAGTGTGGATTACGTGGTTTTCTCAACTAATTTTACGGAAATTTAACTAAGTCTCGAATCGGATCGGGGCCTCAGACATGAATATTGGACAGTAAACGCTCTCTGACATAGGTTTCTGGACCCATGATGAAATTAGTAACGGGTTTAGAGTGATGTCGGATGTAGCTCAGAATATTCGATAGCTATTTTAATTTCTAGGTAATTTTCTCCTGCTAGAAGTTCTTTAGGTGTAGGGTGTCGCTGGGAGAAAAAAAATATGGTGCGAGCATCACAAACAATTGAACGTCTAAATGGCTCGGAAAAAGCGGCCGTTTTGCTCCTGAACTTGGGCGAGGACATGGCTGGAAAGGTTCTTGGCGAGATGGGGCAGGATGAGATTCAGCACCTGGGCAACTACATGGCAAGCATTGGTACGCTCTCGCAAGACCTTGCTCGGGCGGTGAACGAGGAGTTTTTAAGAAAAACCATTAGCGGTGCGAACAAGGGATTAGGGGTTGGTAACGTCGCGAGCGTGCGTAAACTGCTGGAATCCGCACTCGGTGAGGATGCGGCTGAAAACCTCATCTCAAACCTCTCGGTGCCGACGGAGGAGGCGGGTATTGAAACCCTGCGTCTTCTGGATGCTAAAACCATCGCCAACTTCTTGAAAAACGAACATCCCCAGACCATCGCGCTTATTCTCGCGCACCTTGACGCCGAAAAATCCGCCGAGGTTCTCAGCCTGATGAACGAGGGGATTCGAGGCGAGGTCGCCTATCGAATGGCGACCCTGGACCGTATTCCTCCTTCTGTCATCAACGACCTCGATACTATTTTAGGCGATGAGTTGGCGGCCAGCGGCAGTGGCCAGACACAGTTGGTGGGTGGTATTCACTCGGTGGCCGAGATTCTCAATTATGTGGATAAGTCGAACGAAAATTTAATTGTCTCAAAGATAGATGAACTAAATCCCGAGTTGGCCGAAGAGATCAGGAATATGATGTTCACCTTCGATGACCTTATCTTCATCGATGATAGGGGCATTCAGCAGGTGCTCCGCGAGGTGAGCAACGAGGATCTCACGATTGCGCTACGCGGCTCGGGCGATGAGGTGAAGGAGAAGATTCTTGAGAACCTCTCCGAGCGTGCGGCTGACATGATCAGGGAAGACCTCGAAGCCATGGGTCCGGTGCGCCTCAGCGATGTTGAAAAAGCGCAGCAGGGCATTACCAATACCGCCAAGCGCCTTGAGGATGAAGGCAAAATTATCATCGCCCGCGGCGGCGGTGGAGGCGAGGTCCTCGTATAAAGTAGGATTTCAGTTTCATTTTTTCGTTGAAAAAAAACAGCTCCTTTACAAAATGGCCAACCTGAATATCCATGCACAGGTATTATTTGCCATGGCGCACTCAGTGTGCAAGGATCCAATTCAAACCTTGTTGGCAAACCAAACAGAAGAGATGATAAGGAACATATCCGGTGCCAGCCAACTACGATCCAAATGCAGATTACGAGATCAAGATTTGGGAAGAGGACTTCAGACAGGTCCCCACTCGAATGCTGCTCGCCCGAATCTGTCAACCGGTCGGCGATGGGCCGTTTCCTGTGTTGCTCGACCTGCACGGAGGCGCCTGGGCGGGCAAGGACCGCTTCGCCAATGTGGCAATGGCCGAAGCCGCGGCGCGCAGCGGGATCCTGACGGTGTCCGTCGATCTTCGCCTGAGCGGCGAAGCGCCGTACCCGGCCTCGGTGCAAGACGCAAACTACGGCATTCGCTGGCTGAAGATGAAAGCGCCCGGCTGGAACGGCGATCCGTCTACGATGGGTTTGCTCGGCAGTTCCAGCGGCGGCCACGTGGCGGAGTTGCTCGGCATGCGGCCGCAGAACCAGCGCTACAACGCCTTGCCACTGGAAGGACACAAGGAAATTGATGCGCACATCAACTACGTCGCTACGCGCTCGCCCATCAGCGATCCGCTGGCACGCTACAACAACGCAGTTGCCAAGGAGCGCCAGAAGATGGTGGATCGCCACCACGTATATTTCGATCCCTTCAGCAACATCGAAGAAGCCAACCCACAAATGATCCTCGATCGCAAGGAGCCGGTTGACTTGTTGCCACTGTTGCTCATGCAAGGCGGACTCGATGACAACGTCCTGCCGGCAATTCAGCAGAAATTCGCCGAAACCTATCGCGCTGCTGGTGGCGAGTGTGAGCTTGAGGTTTTTGAGGGCTGCCACCACTTGTGGGTGCTCGAACCTGGGCCTGACACCGATCGCGCTCACGAAATGCTCAAGGCATTCATCGCGCGCCAGCTTCACGCTCTTCAGAAATCGGTCTGAAAGCATAAAGCTCGACTTTGAGGCGTTAGAAGCGCCGGAGGAATACGATGCAACCAGCCAAGGCCCCAATCATCTCCGCGTTCGGCGCGCAGATTCCCGTCGTCGCTTATGGCACCATGCTATTTCCGGAACCCGAGCGAGCGGTTGACCTCATTGTCCATTCACTTGAATGTGGCTACCGGCACATCGACACGGCACGTAAATACGGCTCGGAACAATGGGTCGGCGAAGGGATCCGCGCCTCGGGCCTACCGCGTGAGGATATTTGGGTCACCACCAAGGTGACCGAGGAGAATGCGAAGGCCGACGACTTCGCGCGCTCGGTAGAGACTAGCCTAAAAACGCTTGGCCTCGACTATGTCGATTTGCTGTTGATCCACTGGCCACAGCCCAAGGTGCCGCTGGAGGAGACGCTCGGCGCGTTGGCAAAAGCCAGGCGCGAGGGGCTGGCGAAAAATATCGGAGTGTCCAACTTCACCATCTCCCTGCTTGACGAGGCGGTGAACAAATGTCCCGAGCCACTGTTCACCAACCAGATCGAGTATCACGCCTATATCCGCCAGGATAAGGTCATCGCCGCCAGCCGTAAGCATGGCATGCTCATCACCTGCCACGTGCCACTAGCGCGTGGGGAAGTGCTGAAGGATCCGGTGATCCAGAAGATCGCGAATGCCCACGGGAAGTCGGCCGCGCAGGTCGCGCTCAAATGGCTGATCCAGCAGCCGGATGTTGGCGTCGTACCGCGCGCGCTCGAATTCTCGGAGATTGAGGAAAATATCGACATATTTGACTTCGAACTCAGCCAGGACGAAATGAACCAGATATCGGCGCTGCGGGACAAGAACGTCCGCATCGTCAGTCCGGAAGTACGCCGCCCGGTCTGGGACGTGGAGTGATAGAGCCCCTTCCTAACAAACACGGCTCGTTATCTGCCTATGCATGGCGAATTCCTAAACAAGCAGCCCTCGGCAATGAGAATTACACGCATAATTTTCTAAATTCGTCTGGGTAGGTAATTCTTTTCCTGCGGCTTCAGCAGGTGCTTTCAGGTTTAGTGCCTGGTGGACCCAGTATGCGTTGTAGTAATCCTGAAACTCCCCCAGCTTCTCTTCCAGATCG
The sequence above is drawn from the Nitrospinaceae bacterium genome and encodes:
- a CDS encoding alpha/beta hydrolase; translated protein: MPANYDPNADYEIKIWEEDFRQVPTRMLLARICQPVGDGPFPVLLDLHGGAWAGKDRFANVAMAEAAARSGILTVSVDLRLSGEAPYPASVQDANYGIRWLKMKAPGWNGDPSTMGLLGSSSGGHVAELLGMRPQNQRYNALPLEGHKEIDAHINYVATRSPISDPLARYNNAVAKERQKMVDRHHVYFDPFSNIEEANPQMILDRKEPVDLLPLLLMQGGLDDNVLPAIQQKFAETYRAAGGECELEVFEGCHHLWVLEPGPDTDRAHEMLKAFIARQLHALQKSV
- a CDS encoding aldo/keto reductase, with amino-acid sequence MQPAKAPIISAFGAQIPVVAYGTMLFPEPERAVDLIVHSLECGYRHIDTARKYGSEQWVGEGIRASGLPREDIWVTTKVTEENAKADDFARSVETSLKTLGLDYVDLLLIHWPQPKVPLEETLGALAKARREGLAKNIGVSNFTISLLDEAVNKCPEPLFTNQIEYHAYIRQDKVIAASRKHGMLITCHVPLARGEVLKDPVIQKIANAHGKSAAQVALKWLIQQPDVGVVPRALEFSEIEENIDIFDFELSQDEMNQISALRDKNVRIVSPEVRRPVWDVE
- the fabF gene encoding beta-ketoacyl-ACP synthase II; translation: MCCKRIAITGVGLVTPLGIGVEKNWDALLCGASGVDEVTQFDTSRLPSRIAGEVKGFNPEEYPDHEDLNEMSRSIQFALVAASQAFTDAGLSSPKGDAAERFGVNVGVGLGLQSSTEALGRGGETVLSPNFMSNFLGNMASSRVGLHWNLRGPMRCTNTACASGTHAIGMALQDIQRGTADVMIAGGSEACIFELVMGGFSAMRVLSKHNEEPKRASRPFDSGRDGFVIGEGAGMLILEDLEKAKARGANIYAEIKGFGLSSNSYHFIHPDPDGEGPVRCMEMALHDANVLSEDVGYINAHGTATVQNDKIETLAIKRVFGEHAYGLAVSSTKSMTGHLLGASGAVETIYSALALRHQILPPTINYRNSEPECDLDYIPNIARKANVRYALKNSFGFGGQNASLLLARYDGNAE
- the fliG gene encoding flagellar motor switch protein FliG; translation: MVRASQTIERLNGSEKAAVLLLNLGEDMAGKVLGEMGQDEIQHLGNYMASIGTLSQDLARAVNEEFLRKTISGANKGLGVGNVASVRKLLESALGEDAAENLISNLSVPTEEAGIETLRLLDAKTIANFLKNEHPQTIALILAHLDAEKSAEVLSLMNEGIRGEVAYRMATLDRIPPSVINDLDTILGDELAASGSGQTQLVGGIHSVAEILNYVDKSNENLIVSKIDELNPELAEEIRNMMFTFDDLIFIDDRGIQQVLREVSNEDLTIALRGSGDEVKEKILENLSERAADMIREDLEAMGPVRLSDVEKAQQGITNTAKRLEDEGKIIIARGGGGGEVLV